In Cotesia glomerata isolate CgM1 linkage group LG1, MPM_Cglom_v2.3, whole genome shotgun sequence, one genomic interval encodes:
- the LOC123275005 gene encoding myosin heavy chain 95F-like, which yields MNYDHLVWVPDPKEGFKRVEKKNVAASNLQFPVGDYKKDENDNCALMFLNEATLLNNIKIRYEKGKIYTYVAHILIAVNPYYQIQDLYSERTIKTYQGKSLGEKPPHIFAIADKSYRDMETDEQSQSIIVSGESGAGKTESTKYLLRYLCKLKGSSDDSLEQKILDANPVLEAFGNAKTKRNNNSSRFGKFMKVYFGEESRIVGGSVADYLLEKSRICLQNSDERNYHIFYMLCAGAPAELRSELGITKPDDFLYLKNGCNQYFCNEASEKKLNKSQKSRSHLEKGGLSDPILDDFLGFSTVDQGFTRLGLTEVERKEIYSTVAAVLHLGNIVFEDIPNDSSDGCRIAGSTVKSVTMSANLLGVNPEELKETLIFKKIQRLTEVVKSSLRADKAENARNALAKAVYSKLFDYIVSRINKSIPSESFSYYIGVLDIAGFESFEVNSFEQFCINFCNEKLQQFFNKRILKSEQELYKRENLNVPKISYDDNKVCIKMIEDSEKGIFSILDEFMRLPDPKPESFTIRVHETWKNNANLERPSTKRGALCQLKNDEGFLIKHFAGDVCYQTNQFIEKNNDALHSSLEELMQKSGNELLRTHFVNNPASNIKKRAIQSVGSKFKKQLRELMDELENNGTNFVRCIKPNNEMVPHKFDGSSVLSQLKYSGMTSVLELMEHGYPSRVHFEELYDMYKPYLTLELAELEKKVFCEALFRSLELKDEDFKFGKKRVFFKPGKFAEFDKIMKSDEKEMKQLVINVKKWLRESRIAKLEELKQQLLQMEKIANQLKSTGGDRIEDIKNFETKINDALEKIKV from the exons GTGCGTTGATGTTTCTGAATGAGGCAACTCTCCTCAATAACATCAAAATTCGCTACGAAAAGGGCAAAATATAC acttACGTAGCTCATATCCTCATAGCTGTTAATCCTTACTATCAAATTCAAGATCTATACTCAGAAAGAACAATTAAAACATATCAAGGAAAATCACTTGGTGAAAAACCTCCTCATATTTTTGCTATCG ctGACAAGTCTTATCGAGACATGGAAACGGATGAACAATCGCAAAGTATAATTGTATCTGGTGAATCTGGTGCAGGAAAAACAGAATCAACTAAATATTTACTGCGGTACCTCTGCAAATTAAAAGGTTCTAGCGACGACtcattagaacaaaaaatccTTGACG CAAACCCAGTACTAGAAGCGTTTGGTAACGCTAAAACTAAAAGAAACAACAACAGCTCTCGATTCGGCAAATTTATGAAAGTCTATTTTGGTGAAGAGTCTCGAATAGTAGGTGGTTCTGTAGCCGACTATCTCCTGGAGAAATCTCGTATATGTCTGCAGAATTCAGATGAGCGaaattatcatatattttacatgtTGTGCGCCGGTGCTCCAGCAGAATTACGCTCAGAACTGGGCATCACTAAGCCCGACGACTTTCTTTACCTGAAAAACGGATGCAATCAGTACTTTTGTAACGAAGCGTCCGAGAAGAAGCTCAATAAATCTCAAAAATCACGAAGCCACCTGGAGAAGGGAGGTCTTTCCGATCCGATTCTTGATGACTTTCTCGGTTTTAGTACCGTTGATCAA GGTTTCACTCGTCTGGGGCTAACTGAAGTCGAAAGAAAGGAGATCTACTCGACGGTAGCAGCTGTTCTTCATCTCGGCAACATTGTCTTCGAGGATATTCCCAATGACTCGTCTGACGGCTGTAGAATCGCCGGTAGCACTGTTAAGTCGGTCACAATGTCTGCTAATCTTTTAGGTGTCAACCCGGAGGAGCTCAAAGAAActctgatatttaaaaaaatccaaagaCTCACCGAAGTTGTCAAAAGTTCGCTTAGAGCAGATAAAGCAGAGAACGCCCGAAATGCTTTAGCCAAAGCTGTTTACAGCAAACTGTTTGATTATATTGTTTCGCGCATAAACAAAAGTATTCCTTCTGAATCTTTCAGCTATTATATCGGAGTCCTCGATATTGCGGGCTTCGAATCCTTTGAGGTGAACAGCTTTGAGCAGTTCTGTATAAATTTCTGCAACGAAAAACTGCAGCAATTCTTTAACAAGCGAATTCTTAAATCCGAACAAGAATTGTACAAAAGAGAGAATCTTAACGTTCCTAAGATTTCTTACGACGACAATAAAGTTTGCATTAAAATGATCGAGGATTCAGAAAAGGGGATATTTAGTATTTTAGATGAGTTTATGAGACTCCCCGATCCAAAACCAGAAAGTTTTACTATCCGAGTTCATGAAACTTGGAAAAACAACGCTAATCTCGAACGACCATCGACAAAACGTGGAGCTCTGTGTCAACTGAAGAATGATGAGGGCTTTTTGATAAAACATTTCGCTGGTGATGTTTGCTACCAGACCAATCagtttattgagaaaaataatGACGCTCTGCATTCCTCGCTGGAAGAATTAATGCAGAAAAGTGGCAATGAACTTTTGCGAACTCACTTCGTGAATAACCCGGcgagtaatataaaaaaacgaGCGATCCAAAGTGTAggtagtaaatttaaaaaacaacttCGTGAACTTATGGACGAATTAGAGAACAATGGAACTAATTTTGTTCGCTGTATTAAGCCTAATAATGAAATGGTCCCTCATAAATTTGACGGCAGCTCTGTTCTCAGTCAATTAAAGTATTCTGGTATGACTTCAGTGCTCGAACTGATGGAACACGGCTATCCGAGTCGCGTTCACTTCGAGGAGCTCTACGATATGTACAAACCGTATCTTACACTGGAACTGGCTGAACTTGAGAAGAAGGTCTTCTGCGAAGCGCTATTTCGGAGCTTGGAGCTGAAAGATGAAGATTTTAAGTTTGGTAAAAAAAGGGTATTTTTTAAACCTGGAAAGTTTGCGgagtttgataaaattatgaagtcAGATGAGAAAGAAATGAAGCAATTGGTGATTAATGTGAAGAAATGGCTACGAGAATCGCGAATTGCTAAACTTGAAGAATTGAAACAACAACTTCTCCAGATGGAGAAAATAGCTAATCAATTGAAAAGTACAGGCGGTGATAGAATTGaagatatcaaaaattttgaaacaaaaataaacgatgcattggaaaaaatcaaggta
- the LOC123275004 gene encoding uncharacterized protein LOC123275004: MKPAKIDDMYTKLKTAIDNSMIKLEKELEQQREEERRLAEEAERERKRQEKLARIRLEEARNATDIPNASKWNYSQLYAGFYSDDPNRKQASLTEIRKRLEVYRKWKAENDTE, encoded by the exons atgaagCCTGCAAAAATAGACGATATGTATACAAAATTGAAGACCGCTATCGACAATAGTATGATCAAGCTAGAAAAAGAACTAGAGCAGCAAAGAGAAGAGGAGCGGAGATTAGCTGAAGAAGCTGAGAGAGAAAGAAAAAGACAGGAAAAGTTGGCTAGAATTAG ATTGGAGGAAGCAAGAAACGCCACTGACATTCCCAACGCATCTAAGTGGAATTACTCACAATTGTATGCTGGTTTTTATAGTGATGATCCAAACAGAAAAcag gCGTCTCTTACCGAAATTAGAAAAAGATTGGAAGTTTACCGCAAATGGAAGGCGGAGAATGATACCGAGTAA
- the LOC123274995 gene encoding fatty-acid amide hydrolase 2-B-like produces MQLTLRCLTWLSAKLLVLLRPLFWYRDCIKPASIPPSTDSLFDLTACELAKKIRLGQISSESVVEAYIERITEINPYLNAVVDDRFEDALREARHCDKMLEAGVVTPMQLQLEKPFYGVPFTVKESCSLKGLSYTAGTLALSGVKADGDSLVVKNMREAGAIPLCVTNTPELCFGFECTNPLYGTTVNPYDRRKTAGGSSGGEGALLGAGASIIGVGSDLSGSIRIPALFNGVFGHKPTPGIVPMEEYLPTVENNGFSQYGTFGPMTRFAEDLHMVLKVMTKNCKTNLRLDEPVDVKKLHVYYLEDIDNNFGVSSVDEDIRQSIRLAAQYFESCGAKISKPVIEELSDGCEIGAVKLFSWSSLPPILMHPDDPKIKVNPFLESIKAILGCSSHSISSIFVAIVREMNGFVPESRFSLYEEKYETLQKKLLTILDENSVLLFPTFVSSAPAVGQCALLTISGVFCILCNILRLPATHVPMGLNKQGLPIGFQVIAAPHQDRLCLAVAKELEKAFGGWVPPTKLD; encoded by the exons ATGCAATTGACACTGCGATGTTTGACGTGGCTTTCAGCCAAGCTGTTGGTTCTTTTGAGGCCACTTTTTTGGTACCGCGATTGCATAAAACCGGCAAGTATTCCGCCGTCTACAGACTCATTGTTTGATCTCACTGCTTGCGAATTggctaaaaaaataagattaggACAa aTATCAAGTGAATCCGTAGTAGAAGCATACATCGAGAGAATAACAGAAATAAACCCTTATCTTAACGCAGTAGTAGATGACCGATTTGAAGATGCTTTACGCGAAGCCCGACACTGTGACAAAATGCTGGAGGCGGGGGTTGTTACACCAATGCAGCTTCAATTGGAAAAACCTTTCTACGGAGTCCCGTTCACTGTTAAAGAAAGCTGCAGTCTCAAAG GGCTTAGTTACACAGCAGGTACATTAGCTCTTTCCGGTGTCAAGGCTGATGGAGACAGTCTAGTTGTCAAAAATATGCGCGAAGCTGGTGCTATTCCTCTTTGTGTTACAAATACGCCGGAATTGTGTTTTGGTTTTGAGTGTACCAATCCACTTTACGGCACTACTGTTAATCCGTATGATAGAAGAAAGACTGCCGGTGGTTCTTCTGGTGGCGaa GGCGCTTTATTAGGAGCCGGAGCATCTATTATTGGTGTTGGTTCAGATCTTTCTGGGTCTATTAGAATACCAGCACTATTCAATGGTGTTTTTGGGCATAAACCGACTCCtg GAATAGTTCCAATGGAAGAATATCTTCCGACGGTAGAAAACAATGGATTTTCTCAGTATGGAACGTTTGGGCCAATGACTAGATTTGCAGAAGATCTTCACATGGTACTTAAAGTGATGACGAAAAATTGCAAGACTAATTTGCGTCTTGATGAACCGGTTGACGTCAAAAAACTTCATGTTTATTACTTGGaagatattgataataatttcgGTGTTTCTTCTGTCGATGAAGATATCAGACAATCTATTCGACTTGCTGCTCAATATTTTGAGTCTTGCGGTGCGAAGATAAGCAAG CCAGTTATTGAAGAGTTAAGCGACGGTTGTGAAATAGGAGCAGTAAAACTTTTCTCTTGGAGTAGTTTACCGCCTATTTTAATGCATCCCGATGATCCAAAA ATAAAAGTAAATCCGTTTTTAGAATCCATAAAAGCGATACTTGGATGCTCATCACATTCAATTTCATCTATTTTTGTGGCGATTGTTAGGGAAATGAATGGATTTGTACCTGAATCTCGATTTTCGCTGTACGAAGAAAAATATGAAACATtgcaaaaaaaacttttg ACAATCTTGGATGAAAATTCAGTGTTATTATTCCCGACTTTTGTTAGCTCAGCTCCAGCAGTCGGTCAATGTGCTCTGCTGACAATTTCAGGTGTATTTTGCATCCTTTGCAATATTCTTCGGCTACCGGCAACGCACGTTCCAATGGGTTTGAATAAGCAAGGCTTACCAATCGGATTTCAG GTGATCGCTGCACCTCATCAAGACAGACTCTGCTTAGCAGTCGCTAAAGAATTAGAAAAAGCATTTGGCGGCTGGGTTCCACCGACAAAACtagattaa
- the LOC123274996 gene encoding fatty-acid amide hydrolase 2-B-like: MQLILRFATWLSAKLLVLLRPLFWYRDCIKPASIPPSTDSLFDLTACELAKKIRLGQISSESVIEAYIERIKEVNPYLNAVVDDRFEDALREARHCDKMLEAGVVTPMQLQLEKPFYGVPFTVKESCGLKGLSYTGCTLVRSGIKADDDSLIVKSMRKAGAIPLCATNTPELCSGFECTNPLYGLTVNPYDGRHSAGGSSGGEGALLGAGASVIGVGSDIGGSIRIPAQFNGIFGHKPTPGIISIDGHFPMEDCDEFRHYLTLGPMTRFAEDLHMAVKVMSVGCKTNLRLDEPVNISKLNVYYLEDIENNYGIPPVDEDIRKSIRDAAKHFESCGAKITKPVIEELSDACEIGITKLFSMSVIPPILMHPTDPKGKVNPFLELLKAAIGCSSYSKSAIFMAMVKEIHGFVPESQFPTYEEKFKELQKKLLEILDENSVLFFPTFISPAPPVGQCVFLTISGVFSVLCNIFGLPATQVPMGLNKQGLPIGFQVIAAPHQDRLGLAVAKELEKAFGGWIPPTNV; encoded by the exons atgcaattgATACTGCGATTTGCGACGTGGCTTTCAGCCAAGCTGTTGGTTCTTTTGAGGCCACTTTTTTGGTACCGCGATTGCATAAAACCGGCAAGTATTCCGCCGTCTACAGACTCATTGTTTGATCTCACTGCTTGCGAATTggctaaaaaaataagattaggACAa ATATCAAGTGAATCCGTAATAGAAGCGTACATCGAGAGAATAAAAGAAGTAAACCCTTATCTTAACGCGGTAGTAGATGACCGATTTGAAGATGCTTTACGCGAAGCCCGACACTGTGACAAAATGCTGGAGGCGGGGGTTGTTACACCAATGCAGCTTCAATTGGAAAAACCTTTCTACGGTGTCCCATTCACTGTTAAAGAAAGCTGCGGACTCAAAG gGCTTAGTTACACGGGGTGTACTTTAGTGCGTTCCGGAATCAAGGCCGATGACGACAGTCTTATTGTCAAAAGTATGCGCAAGGCTGGCGCTATTCCTCTTTGTGCTACGAATACGCCGGAATTGTGTTCTGGATTTGAGTGTACCAATCCACTTTATGGTCTAACTGTTAATCCTTATGATGGAAGACATTCTGCTGGAGGATCTTCTGGTGGCGAG GGTGCCTTATTGGGTGCTGGAGCGTCTGTTATTGGTGTGGGATCAGATATTGGTGGATCAATAAGAATACCTGCGCAATTTAATGGTATTTTTGGACACAAACCAACTCCTg gaataaTTTCAATTGACGGACACTTTCCAATGGAGGATTGTGATGAATTTCGACATTATTTAACACTAGGTCCAATGACCAGATTTGCAGAAGATCTTCATATGGCTGTAAAAGTAATGTCTGTGGGCTGTAAGACAAATTTACGCCTTGATGAACCGgtaaatatatcaaaactCAATGTTTACTACTTGGAAGACATCGAAAACAATTATGGTATTCCTCCTGTTGATGAAGACATCAGAAAGTCGATTCGAGATGCTGCTAAGCATTTTGAAAGTTGTGGTGCAAAAATTaccaag cCTGTAATTGAAGAGTTAAGCGATGCATGTGAGATTGGAATAACGAAACTTTtttcaatgagtgtaataccACCAATTTTGATGCATCCCACTGATCCCAAA ggAAAAGTAAATCCATTTTTGGAATTGTTAAAAGCAGCAATAGGCTGTTCATCGTATTCTAAATCTGCGATATTTATGGCCATGGTTAAAGAAATCCATGGATTTGTTCCTGAATCTCAATTTCCAACGTATGAAGAAAAGTTCAAAGAATTGCAAAAGAAACTTTTG gaaattttagatgaaaattCCGTACTATTCTTCCCAACATTCATAAGTCCAGCCCCACCAGTAGGCCAATGCGTTTTTCTAACAATCTCGGGTGTATTTAGCGTTCTTTGCAATATTTTTGGGCTACCAGCGACTCAAGTACCAATGGGATTAAATAAACAGGGCTTACCAATAGGATTTCAG GTGATTGCAGCACCTCATCAAGACAGACTCGGCTTAGCAGTAGCGAAAGAATTGGAAAAAGCGTTTGGTGGCTGGATTCCACCAACAAACGTCTag
- the LOC123274994 gene encoding fatty-acid amide hydrolase 2-A-like isoform X1, with product MELALSGLTLLYVNIRRFDYAEFVNGAMKVFIKSFVFIVSCAVTPFLKLAAFRKINRCPAISNKLLFISANELARRIRRKEITSEEIVRAYIERCIEVNPVLNAIVENRFEAAIKEAREVDLLVKSGTRSEELLARDTPLLGIPVTVKESIAVEGMSHAAGRKTKEPAIALCDADAVQRIRRAGGIIILVSNTPEMCMCWETYNNVTGTTLNPYDTRRTSGGSSGGEAALLGSAASLLSLSSDIGGSARLPAMFCGVFGHKPTPGWVSTDGHMPGSADPMWPSFLTLAPMARYADDLLFFLKIMMQSNVAISHINEQVNIKDINFHYFEEIPSFLTHKINSEIITGIHKFIQHLESSQGIKTHKADIPDLKYAFEASSTMLLKLEGVDTVFDEETNAPLKWKSVLGEILRYSTYRSSHSVSTLFYGLLKKITDSFPKNHFNWLHEKNESIKRQFQDILGDNGVIICPTFIDGPHYPYEIYPRVCNVTYMMIFNAIGLPVTQCPIGLNKNGLPIGFQVVGNVGQDHLTIAVAREVERIFGGWKPPPSC from the exons atggaatTAGCTTTATCTGGATTAACTCTATTGTATGTTAATATAAGACGGTTTGATTACGCG gAGTTTGTAAATGGTGCGATGAAAGTATTCATAAAATCATTTGTATTTATCGTATCATGTGCAGTGACgccgtttttaaaattagcagcttttagaaaaataaatcgcTGTCCAGctatttctaataaattattatttatttctgctAATGAATTAGCAAGAAGAATACGCAGAAAAGAG ATAACCAGTGAAGAAATAGTAAGAGCGTATATAGAACGATGTATAGAAGTAAATCCAGTGCTAAATGCGATAGTGGAAAATCGGTTCGAAGCTGCAATCAAGGAAGCGCGTGAAGTCGATCTCCTTGTAAAATCCGGCACCAGGTCTGAAGAACTACTGGCTCGCGATACTCCACTTCTTGGTATTCCCGTCACTGTTAAAGAAAGTATCGCTGTGGAAg gaatGAGTCATGCTGCTGGACGTAAAACGAAGGAACCAGCAATCGCACTGTGTGACGCGGACGCAGTCCAACGTATCAGAAGAGCCGGTGGTATAATTATCCTTGTTAGCAATACCCCGGAGATGTGCATGTGTTGGGAGACTTATAACAACGTGACCGGCACAACATTGAATCCATATGATACACGAAGAACATCTGGTGGTTCTTCTGGAGGGGAG GCAGCGCTTCTCGGGTCAGCGGCTTCACTGCTGAGTCTCTCCTCTGATATCGGCGGCTCTGCAAGACTTCCAGCGATGTTTTGTGGAGTTTTCGGGCACAAACCGACTCCAG gatGGGTTTCAACTGACGGACACATGCCGGGTTCAGCAGATCCAATGTGGCCTTCATTTCTGACCCTTGCGCCAATGGCTAGATACGCTGACGACCTAttgttttttttgaaaataatgatGCAGTCGAATGTTGCTATTTCGCATATCAATGagcaa GTTAATATCAAGGATATTAATTTCCACTACTTTGAAGAAATACCATCATTTCTTACtcacaaaataaattctgaaataataacCGGTATTCACAAGTTTATTCAACACTTGGAAAGCTCTCAAGGAATTAAAACTCACAAg gcTGATATACCGGATCTTAAGTATGCTTTTGAAGCATCATCAACTATGCTTCTTAAACTGGAAGGTGTTGATACTGTTTTCGATGAAGAAACAAACGCTCCTTTa aAATGGAAAAGCGTTCTTGGAGAGATATTGAGGTATTCAACTTACAGATCTTCACATTCCGTCAGCACTCTTTTTTACGGcttgctcaaaaaaataaccgATTCGTTTCCGAAAAATCATTTCAATTGGTTACATGAAAAAAACGAGTCAATTAAAAGACAATTTcag gaTATTCTTGGTGATAATGGCGTTATAATATGCCCGACATTTATTGATGGGCCTCATTATCCTTATGAAATTTATCCAAGAGTTTGTAATGTTACTTATATGATGATCTTCAATGCAATCGGCCTTCCTGTAACTCAATGTCCTATTGGGCTTAATAAAAATGGTCTTCCTATTGGATTTCAG gTAGTTGGAAATGTAGGACAAGATCATTTGACAATCGCCGTAGCGCGAGAAGTCGAACGAATTTTTGGTGGCTGGAAACCACCACCAAGTTGTTAA
- the LOC123274994 gene encoding fatty-acid amide hydrolase 2-A-like isoform X2, with the protein MEFVNGAMKVFIKSFVFIVSCAVTPFLKLAAFRKINRCPAISNKLLFISANELARRIRRKEITSEEIVRAYIERCIEVNPVLNAIVENRFEAAIKEAREVDLLVKSGTRSEELLARDTPLLGIPVTVKESIAVEGMSHAAGRKTKEPAIALCDADAVQRIRRAGGIIILVSNTPEMCMCWETYNNVTGTTLNPYDTRRTSGGSSGGEAALLGSAASLLSLSSDIGGSARLPAMFCGVFGHKPTPGWVSTDGHMPGSADPMWPSFLTLAPMARYADDLLFFLKIMMQSNVAISHINEQVNIKDINFHYFEEIPSFLTHKINSEIITGIHKFIQHLESSQGIKTHKADIPDLKYAFEASSTMLLKLEGVDTVFDEETNAPLKWKSVLGEILRYSTYRSSHSVSTLFYGLLKKITDSFPKNHFNWLHEKNESIKRQFQDILGDNGVIICPTFIDGPHYPYEIYPRVCNVTYMMIFNAIGLPVTQCPIGLNKNGLPIGFQVVGNVGQDHLTIAVAREVERIFGGWKPPPSC; encoded by the exons ATG gAGTTTGTAAATGGTGCGATGAAAGTATTCATAAAATCATTTGTATTTATCGTATCATGTGCAGTGACgccgtttttaaaattagcagcttttagaaaaataaatcgcTGTCCAGctatttctaataaattattatttatttctgctAATGAATTAGCAAGAAGAATACGCAGAAAAGAG ATAACCAGTGAAGAAATAGTAAGAGCGTATATAGAACGATGTATAGAAGTAAATCCAGTGCTAAATGCGATAGTGGAAAATCGGTTCGAAGCTGCAATCAAGGAAGCGCGTGAAGTCGATCTCCTTGTAAAATCCGGCACCAGGTCTGAAGAACTACTGGCTCGCGATACTCCACTTCTTGGTATTCCCGTCACTGTTAAAGAAAGTATCGCTGTGGAAg gaatGAGTCATGCTGCTGGACGTAAAACGAAGGAACCAGCAATCGCACTGTGTGACGCGGACGCAGTCCAACGTATCAGAAGAGCCGGTGGTATAATTATCCTTGTTAGCAATACCCCGGAGATGTGCATGTGTTGGGAGACTTATAACAACGTGACCGGCACAACATTGAATCCATATGATACACGAAGAACATCTGGTGGTTCTTCTGGAGGGGAG GCAGCGCTTCTCGGGTCAGCGGCTTCACTGCTGAGTCTCTCCTCTGATATCGGCGGCTCTGCAAGACTTCCAGCGATGTTTTGTGGAGTTTTCGGGCACAAACCGACTCCAG gatGGGTTTCAACTGACGGACACATGCCGGGTTCAGCAGATCCAATGTGGCCTTCATTTCTGACCCTTGCGCCAATGGCTAGATACGCTGACGACCTAttgttttttttgaaaataatgatGCAGTCGAATGTTGCTATTTCGCATATCAATGagcaa GTTAATATCAAGGATATTAATTTCCACTACTTTGAAGAAATACCATCATTTCTTACtcacaaaataaattctgaaataataacCGGTATTCACAAGTTTATTCAACACTTGGAAAGCTCTCAAGGAATTAAAACTCACAAg gcTGATATACCGGATCTTAAGTATGCTTTTGAAGCATCATCAACTATGCTTCTTAAACTGGAAGGTGTTGATACTGTTTTCGATGAAGAAACAAACGCTCCTTTa aAATGGAAAAGCGTTCTTGGAGAGATATTGAGGTATTCAACTTACAGATCTTCACATTCCGTCAGCACTCTTTTTTACGGcttgctcaaaaaaataaccgATTCGTTTCCGAAAAATCATTTCAATTGGTTACATGAAAAAAACGAGTCAATTAAAAGACAATTTcag gaTATTCTTGGTGATAATGGCGTTATAATATGCCCGACATTTATTGATGGGCCTCATTATCCTTATGAAATTTATCCAAGAGTTTGTAATGTTACTTATATGATGATCTTCAATGCAATCGGCCTTCCTGTAACTCAATGTCCTATTGGGCTTAATAAAAATGGTCTTCCTATTGGATTTCAG gTAGTTGGAAATGTAGGACAAGATCATTTGACAATCGCCGTAGCGCGAGAAGTCGAACGAATTTTTGGTGGCTGGAAACCACCACCAAGTTGTTAA
- the LOC123275002 gene encoding MOB kinase activator-like 1 has product MSFLFGSRSSKTFKPKKNIPEGTHQYDLMKHAAATLGSGNLRLAVMLPEGEDLNEWVAVNTVDFFNQINMLYGTITEFCTEESCPIMSAGPKYEYHWADGHTVKKPIKCSAPKYIDYLMTWVQDQLDDETLFPSKIGVPFPKNFLSIAKTILKRLFRVYAHIYHQHFSEVVQLGEEAHLNTSFKHFIFFVQEFNLIERRELAPLQELIEKLTAKDAR; this is encoded by the exons ATGAGCTTCCtatt TGGAAGCCGGTCTTCTAAGACATTCAAGcctaagaaaaatattccTGAAGGGACACATCAGTATGACTTGATGAAACATGCTGCTGCGACTCTGGGCTCGGGGAATCTCAGACTTGCTGTCATGTTACCTGAGGGAGAAGATCTGAATGAGTGGGTGGCAGTTAACA ctgttgatttttttaatcaaataaatatgcTGTACGGTACTATCACGGAGTTTTGTACTGAAGAAAGCTGCCCGATAATGTCGGCAGGACCTAAGTATGAGTACCATTGGGCTGATGGTCACACTGTTAAAAAACCTATCAAATGTTCGGCACCCAAGTACATTGATTATTTGATGACTTGGGTCCAAGATCAGCTGGACGATGAAACTCTCTTTCCTTCCAAAATAG GTGTTCcttttcctaaaaattttctctcaattgctaaaacaattttaaaacgaCTGTTTCGAGTGTATGCACACATATACCATCAACATTTCAGTGAGGTGGTTCAATTAGGAGAGGAGGCACATTTAAATACATCATTTaaacatttcattttttttgttcaa gaattcaatttaattgaaaGACGAGAGCTAGCGCCGCTGCAAgagttaattgaaaaattaacagcTAAAGATGCTCGATGA